The genomic DNA TAGCCTATTTTAAGTTCAATACCTTTCACTGGCACTTAACCGACGATGAAGGCTGGCGACTGGAGATTAAAGCCCTGCCTGAATTGACGCGCTATGGGAGTCAACGCGGCCCCAATACCCGCCTTGCTCCGCAATTCAGTCATATTGCAGAACGTCACGAAGGTTATTATCGCCAAGAAGACGTACGTGACGTGATTGAATACGCCGCAGCCCGCGGTATTACCGTCATTCCAGAAATTGATATTCCCGGTCACTGTCGCGCAGCCATCAAAGCACTGCCTGATTGGCTACAAGATGACGACGACCGCTCTACTTACCGCAGCGTACAACACTACACCGATAACGTATTATCGCCAGTCCTCGAGGGCACGTATCGATTTTTAGATACGGTATTAAGTGAAGTCGCCGAGCTTTTTCCTGCCTCATGGGTCCATATTGGTGCCGATGAAGTCCCTGACGGGGTATGGACCGATAGCCCAATTTATCGGGACAGACGCATGAACGGAGAAACAACCGCTTCGCTACAGGGACAGATACTGACCTATGCGGAGCAAAAGCTACACGCCTTGGGCAAACGTATGGTTGGCTGGGAAGAAGTGCAGCACGGCGATAAAGTGAGCAAGAATACCGTCATCTATTCATGGCAAAGCGAAGACGCCGCATTGCATTGTGCGCAGCATGGGTTTGATGTGATTTTAACCCCGGGTCAGGCGACCTATCTCGATATGGTGCAAGATTATGCTGCCACCGAGCCTGGCCTCGACTGGGCGGGCGTCACGCCATTAGAGAAAGCCTACCAATATGAGCCGCTGGCAAGTCTTGCCAGTGACGACCCCGCCCGTGAGCATATGCTCGGCGTACAATGTGCACTCTGGAGTGAACTGATCACCAATCAGGACAGGCTCGATTATATGGTATTTCCAAGGCTTACCGCCATTGCAGAAGCGGCTTGGAGCCACAGTGAACGCCGTGACTGGCTCGATTATCTGGCCAGACTCAAAGCGCAGTTACCGCGTTTAAACAAGTTCGGTATTCAATACCGTTCCCCTTGGGCATCGAACAAGTAGGCCGAATTCGCCCACCTGGCAGCGCCTCCTGCGCTGCCAGCTCTTTGCGCTCGCATCCCATCTGTTTATAATGCCCAGCCATTGTTGTCAGTCTGAGAGTGTTTCCGGCATGCTACGCCAAGAAATTAATACCCTACTCACCCCTATTCATGGTTTTCTGCACTGTCAAACCCCCGACAGTTGGATTGACGCGGCCATTCAGCCTGACAATCAATCGATTCTTTTGCGCGATCACGCAAACTGCGAATTAAAAGCCAGCCAAACCGCGATGTGGTTGATCCGTAAATATGCGGTTGACGCAGCGAGTGGCGAGCAACTGCTAGCATGGGCCAAACCCTATGAAGACTTTGTCTATCGCGGCGTTCGCGATGGGATCTTCCACGCGCGCAAAAACGGTCTCAGCGCGCCTTTAACCCCTAAAACGGGGTTTGCCCATGGTCAAGCCCTGATTGATAAAATGGTCCGGTTAATCAAAGAAGAGTTTCATCACTTTGAGCAAGTGATTGAAATCATGGACGCACGCGGCATTCCTTATCAACCGTTAGAAGCAGGTCGCTACGCCAAAGGATTAATGCTCGCGGCACGCACTCACGAGCCGGCTACCTTGGTCGATAAACTGATTATTGGCGCCTACATTGAAGCACGCTCCTGCGAGCGCTTTGCCAAAGTCGCCCCACATCTTGATGATGAACTGCAAAAGTTCTACATCTCGCTACTGCGCTCGGAAGCACGCCATTATCAAGATTACCTCACGCTTGCAGAAACCATCGCCGGCGAAAACATTCGCGACCGCATTCAAGCCATCGGCGAGCGCGAAGCCGAGTTGATCCAAGCACCCGACAGCCAATTCCGCTTTCACAGCGGCGCCCCTGCTTAGCTTCTTCTTATAGGGACAGGCACTTTTTATTTTCTGCGAGGACAGACACCGTTACGCATATCCCTAATCGGCTTCCTTGCTAAGGACAGGCACTTTATGACCATGAATCGTGGTGTATCAACCTTCGACGCTAACAGGACAATCACGCCTAGGACAGACACATTTAGCAAGTAACAACTCTCGTAGTTACACCATTTCTTGCACTGTTACGAAAATCCAATTCATAAACAATGATGGCTGTTTATTTATACAGTACGATTTACCTCTATCCATAGCCAAGGGAGAGAGACGATGACCAAAGCTCGCGCATCGCAAATAAATTTGGCCGCCACACCCTATTATCATTGCGTCTCACGCTGTGTGCGCCGTTCGTATTTGTGCGGCTATGATGCTCAGTCGCAAAAAAGCTATGAGCATCGTCGCGCATGGATAGAAACGCGTTTACTCGCACTAGCCAAAGCGTTCTGTATCGATATTTGTGCTTATGCCATTATGAGCAATCACTATCACGTTGTTTTACATATCAACGCAAACGCAGCTCAGTCTTTGACCAACATCGAGGTTATTGAACGCTGGCTAGCCTTTCATCAAGCACCTGCGCTTGTCCAACGTTTTCATCAGGGTGAATCGCTCTCTCACTCAGAGCGACAAGCGTGTTTTCGCATCATTGAGCGCTGGCGCGAACGTTTGATGTCTGTCAGCTGGTTTATGAAGCTGCTTAATCAATATATTTCGATGCAAGCAAACCGAGAGGATCAATGCTCAGGGCATTTTTGGGAGGGACGTTTTAAAAGCCAAGCCTTATTAGATGAAAAAGCACTCGCTGCGGCCATGGCCTATGTCGATTTGAACCCAGTGCGAGCAGGTATCACCAAGCAGCCTAAACATGCCAATTACACATCGATTAAAAAGCGCGTTGAATCACTCAAGCAAAATAAAGCGACGCCAGCCGGCTTATTCCCCTTCGCCGGGAACCCGAGAAAGTCGATGCCCGACGGTATCCCTTTTCGCCTTATGGATTATTTAGCTCTGGTAGAATGGACGTGCGATCAGGGTCAGAACGCCAATTCACTCCCGAGACCACATCTACTCACACAACTGAACATCTCGCGTGAAACCTGGTTAAGTACATGCTCTCATTTGGGAGACGGAAACGTCGTGGGTTCACTATCGAGTATCCAAGCGGCCTTGCCAACACTTGGCCTAAAGCGCATGACCGGCGTCATGATCTAAAGTGAGTTGGGCTTGTCGTCGAGTGCATCTCAATAGCGTAAACACGAAATAAACTCGCTAATGCCTCATCCAATCCAATAAGCCATCAACATTATCAGTACAAACAACACACCCACCGCTTTTAAGAGCGGCTTTAGCCCTTTTGCTCCACCTTCCGGGGATTGATTGCAGCATCCCATATTATCTCCTGACCGTTTTCCCAGAAGAATAAGCCTTCCAGTAACAGGAAGGTAAAGGGATATTCAGGTTTGATTCTAGCTTGTTGGGGGGGTTGGGGGGACAGACACTTTAGATGCTTAAGTGCCTGTCCCCCCAATACACTCACTAATACACTGTACTCAGAAATCTGGACTCTGTATCCTAGTGACTATAAACATCTATCAAGGACAATGACGATGTGGTATCTCATCTATTCGCAAGACGTAGAGAACAGCCTACCGCTACGCAAGCAAGCGCGCGACGCACACCTTGAGCGCTTACACCAACTGGAAAAAGAAAACCGCTTGATGATTGCAGGACCAAACCCTGCCGTTGATAGCGACGAGCCGGGCGAAGCTGGGTTTACAGGATCAACCGTTATTGCATGGTTTGAGTCATTATCAGCCGCCCAAGCCTGGGCCGACAATGACCCTTATGTTGCCGCTGGCGTCTATGCAGACGTGACCGTTAAACCTTTCAAAAAAGTGCTTCCTCAGGATCCTGTCCAATGCGATTAGTAAAAGTATTGATGGTGACAGGCCTTGGGCTAATACTGAGTGCATGTAGCAGCACCCAGCATGATAAAGCCGCAGAAGCCGCAATCCAACGTGCCGACATGATTGCACAGTTACTGCCGATGGATATTGAAGGCTACTCACTGGTTCGCGCTCGTGCGCAAGATGCCATCATCGAGCTGACACTTCTGGAGAAGAATGCCAAAAAAGCACCGGGGCAGCTCTTTTCCGGCTTAAAACGTCGATATTGCGAGGATAACGATATCCGCAGTATGTTAGACAGTGGTATAAGCTATACCATTTTGGTTCGCGACACCCGCGGCCGACAAATCCTCAAAAACGCTATCGATGCCCCCGGGTGTGCTAGCTAATTAAGTGCCAAGGCTGCTCCCACTCCACCGGTAAGGCTGGCCACAACTCGCCTTCGCTCGGGGGCAGCACATAGCGATAGCGTGTTTCAGGCTGAACGTCGGTAAAACGACATGTAAATTGCAGCCCATAAGCGTGTAAGTAGCCACGATCGGCAGGCTCGCCGCCATAGTAATCATCACCGATGAGCGGTGAGCCAATGCTTTTCATCGCCACGCGAATTTGATGGGTTTTGCCTGTGTAGGGCCGACAGAGAAAAAGTCGCCGCCCCTCACCACCAGTAATAGAGGTAAAACGCGTTCTCGCCGGGTTATCTTTGCTGGTTAACAATTTCCAGCTACCTCGCCGCCCTTTGGCCATATCCCCAACGATCAGTCCCTGCTTCTTACGCGGTTTTTTCGCACTTAATGCCAAATAGAACTTTTCTATCTCGCGCGAAGCAAACAACCCTGAGAGAACAGACGCCGCATGAGAAGAGGTTGCCAGCAGCAGCAAGCCCGATGTCATCTTGTCTAACCGATGCACAAGGTAGACTTTCTCAACCCCAATGTGCGCCGCGACCGCCGGCAGCAGTGCCGCGTGATCGGCTTCTTTTTGCACGCTAACGCCGTGGTGCTTGTTGATCACCACAAAGTGTTGGTTTTGGTCGACAATTGAAAACATAACGAGGCGATTTACCGGTTGACCATTGAGGACAAGCATCATAACGGCTTCACTCATGCGCCGCTAGGGCAATCATATAAGTGACTGTCCCCCCGAGTGTTCACTAAAGCAATTATAAAGGTGTCTGTCCCGTTAGTTCTCGTTAGCTTAAAGTGCCTGTCCCCGATAGCTCGCCCAATAGCTATACCCGCTTCACACTCTCGCGCACCACTAACGTTGGCTCGAGCTGCACAGTTTGGCTGTCACTTTGAGGGTCATCCAGTTTGTGGAGTAGGGTTTCGACAGCTGCTTGACCGAGACGGTACTTGGGCTGGTGAATAGTGGTCAGGGAGGGCGATACAAATTTTGCCAGGTGGATGTCATCGTATCCCATGATAGAAAGATCCTCGGGTACCCGAATGCCGAGTGCATTGGCAGCGTTGATCGCCCCCATCGCCATCATATCATTGCCTGCAAAAATCGCGCTCGGCAAGGAGCCGCTCGCGGCAATCGCTTGCATACCTTGATAGCCGCCTTCACACTCAAAGTCCGCTTCTACCATCCAGTCGGCGTTTTCAGTAAGTCCAGCATCACGCAGCGCATCTTTAAAGCCTTGAAAACGACGCTGTGCTTGTTGTTTAAGCAAAGGACCACTGATACACCCAATCTGGCGGTGACCACAGTCAATCAAGTGCTGGGTCGCTAAATAGCCGCCTTGATAGGAATTGTCTTGGATTTTATCGCAGGCAAAATCAATCGGCCCCCAATCCATCACCACCACAGGAATATCCGGATAACGATCAAAGCCTTCAATCCGCTCACCTTCCAACGTCGAGCACATCAAAATCAAGCCATCGACCCGCTTTTGCAACAGCGTATCAATTGAAGCACGCATACGCTCAGCGTCACCTTCAGTGTTGCATAAAATCAAACTGTAGCCATTGTGGTAACAGCTGCGCTCGACGCCTTTTACTACCTCGCCAAAAAACGGGTTGGTGGAAGTGGTTACCAGCATGCCAAAGGTTTTAGTACGATTCACTTTTAGGCTGCGTGCCAGTGCCGACGGGGCGTAATAGTTAAGCTCTTTCGCGGCTTGGTTTACCTTCTCAGCAATGGCCTCACTCACATAACGAGTGTTGTTAATGACATGACTGACCGTCGATGTCGACACGCCCGCCCGTTTGGCAATATCTTTCATGGTCGCCATTTATCGCGCTCCGCTGACTAAGGTGAAATAAGGATTAAGCATCTTGGTGGGCCAAAAATGCCTCAACATCTGAACGAGAAGGAATCGAGGTTTGCGCGCCACGCTGGGTCACGGATAATGCCGCCGCGGCATGCGCAAAGCGAATCGCCTGATAAAGTGTCTGTCCCTCTATCAGTCCTGTCACCAATGCCCCATTAAAGGTATCGCCAGCGGCAGTGGTATCGACGGCATCGACACGGAACCCAGGAATAAGCTGGCCCGCTTGTTCGCCTTTTTCACTCAGCCACACGCCTTGTTTGCCGAGGGTAATCAATACAGTCCCTACCCCTTTTTCATGGAGCACGTCCGAAGCCGCTTGCGCACTGGCAGTATCAGTTACCTCGATACCGGTCAGGCTTTGGGCTTCTGTTTCATTCGGGGTAATAATATCGACTGAGGCAAGAAGCACGTCGCTCAGCGGTGCGGCTGGGGCGGGATTAAGCACCACGTGAGTTTTTGCCGCTTTGGCATGAAACGCCGCCTTTTCGATACCACACATCGGCGTTTCTAACTGCATCAGCAAGTAGTCAGCCTCGGCTATTTTGTCGAGATCGGCGGTGATGGCCTCTGCTGTCAAAGCCGCATTGGCTTCTGCCGAGAGCGCAATACTGTTCTCGCCCTGCTCAGTGACTTGGATCATCGCAATCCCAGTCGGTGTATTCGCCTGCACCTTCACCGCACTGATATCCATCCCTTCTTGCGCGTAAGATTGACGAATAATTTGTCCATATGCGTCATCACCCACGCTGGCGATAAACGCGACATCGGCACCGCAACGCACCGCCGCGACCGCTTGATTGGCCCCTTTGCCGCCGGCAATTACGGCATAATCGTGGCCGTGTAATGTCTCGCCCGGACGCGGAAAGTGAGGGACACGTAAAACATGGTCAGCATTGACGCTGCCAAGAACAACCAATCGGCTCATTACTATTCCTTACCGTTTCTAAATCAAAAAAGCACCACCCAGTGCGAACCCGATGGTGCTCACTATACGTTTCCCTGACGGCTTATTCAGCGATCGTTTCTTGGCTGATCACTTTCAGCGGCACAGGAATGTAGATGTCTACCGACTCGCCTTTCAGCACTTTATCCGCGGTTTCGACACCCAGATCGCCAATCATACCCGGTTGCTGGGCAATGGTCGCAGCCAGATGACCACGTTCAACGGCCGCAATGCCATCTTTGGTGCCATCAAAACCGACAATGGTGACATCTTTGCCTGATGCCTGCACCGCGCGCAATGCGCCAAACGCCATTTCATCGTTCTGGGCGAATACCGCTTCCACATCTGGGTGTGCGGCAAGCAGGTTTTCCATCACGTTCAGACCTTTGGTGCGGTCAAAATCCGCAGGCTGACTGGCGAGTAGCTCAACGTCGGTACCCTCGATGGCGTCCATAAAGCCTTCACCACGCTCGCGTGCGGCTGACGTGCCGGCAATACCCTCAAGTTGGATCACTTTGGCACGCTCACCGACTTTACCGATGATGTATTCCGCCGCCATTTTACTGCCTTGAGCGTTATCAGAAGCAATATGACTCACCACTTCCCCACGGCTCGCGCCACGGTCTAGGGTGATAACCGGGATGTCCGCGCGATTTGCAATACGAATGGCGTTCGAGACCGCGTCAGAGTCAGTCGGATTAATCAAAATGGCTTTAACGCCACGGATGGTTAAATCCTCCACATTCGACAACTCTTTACTGGCGTCGTTTTGCGAATCAAGCACCAAGAGCTCATAACCAAGATCTTGCGCTTTCTGCTCCGCACCCTCTTTCATGGTGACAAAAAATGGGTTGTTTAAGGTTGAAACCACGATTGCCATTCTATCTTCCGCTTGCGCACTAATGCTCAGCGTGGACGACAAAAGCGCAGTGGTAATCAAGGTAGTCAGTTTTTTCATGCGTTCAGTCCTTTTGTGTTTGTAGGGTGTTGTTTTTACTTGCTAATTCAACAGAAATAAAAGTGTCTGTCCCGCCAACTTAAAGAGAAATAAAGGTGCCTGTCCCAATAAGCTCTGTTTTAAAAAGCTTTGTCTCAAACAGCTATTTGTTTTTGGTATCAACCAGCACGGCGAGCAGAATCACCACCGCTTTGGCAATCATTTGGTAGTAAGACGATACGTCCAGCAGGTTAAGGGCGTTGTTCAAAAAGCCGATAATCAGCGCCCCAATCAATGTGCCCATGATCTTGCCTTTACCGCCCATCAGGCTGGTGCCGCCCAGCACCACAGCCGCAATCGCATCAAGCTCATAGCCAGTACCGGCAGTCGGTTGTCCAGAGGACAGGCGCGAGGTAACGATGATCCCTGCCAGCGCCGCGAGCATGCCACATAGGCTATACACGCCCACCTTGATTCGATCGACATTAATGCCCGACAACCGCGCCGCCGATTCATTACCACCGAGTGCGTAAATATAACGGCCAAAACGGGTGTGATTAAGCAGATACCAAGCACCGATAAACACAATTGCCATCAGCCACACGGGGACGGGAATGCCCAACAGGTAGCCGGTACCAAACCAGGCAAACGCATCGGCGGTATCAGTAAAGCCCGTTGAGATGGGGCGACCATCGGTATACACCATGGTGACACCGCGATAGAGGGTCATGGCTACCAAGGTGGCGATAAATGCCTGCACCTTGCCTTTGGCCACCACGACGCCAGTCATGGCGCCAATCGCCGCGCCTGCAAACAAGGCGGTAGGTACCGCCACTAACACGGGCACCTCAACCGCAATCAAACTCGCGGCAAACGCGCCGCACAGCGCCAACACCGAGCCAACACTCAGGTCGATACCCGCGGTTAAAATCACCAATGTCATCCCCACGGCAATAATGGCGTTCACCGAGGTTTGACGTAGGATGTTAAGCAGGTTGTCGACCATGAAAAAGTTGCTGTTTAAAAATGACATCACCACGATCAGCACCAACAAGGCAATGAGCGATTTTTGCTCAATCAACCACGCTTTGCTGAACAGGGGCTTGCGTCCATCTTCTGACGGCTGGGACTTATTCATTGCATTCTCGCTCATGCTGCATCCTCATTGGCATCTTTGCCTACCGCACAGGCAAGCAGGGTTTCTTGGTTAGCGTCTTTGGCATCAAACTCACCGCATACGCGGCCTTCGTGCATCACTAAGATGCGGTCGCTCATGCCGAGTACTTCGGGCATTTCTGACGACACCAAGATGATGCTCATGCCCTCGGCTTTAAATTGGTTAATTAGCTGATAAATCTCTTTTTTGGCACCGACATCGACCCCCCGAGTCGGCTCATCCAAGATCAGCACTTTCGGTTTAGTCATCAGCCCTTTAGCGATCGCCACTTTCTGCTGATTCCCGCCCGATAAGTTGCCAATGATTTGCTCGCGGGTGGGGGTTTTGATGTTGAAAAGACGGATAAAATCATCCACTGCCATCACTTCATCGCGCGGCTGTATTTTGCCCCAGTGGGTGAGCTTATCGAGTGCACTGAGCGACATGTTGTCTTTCACCGATAACCCCAGCACCAAGCCCTCGCCTTTGCGGTCTTCAGAGATGTAAGCAATGCCGTTGGCCAGCGCATCTTGCGGACTCACGGGGTTAATCACCTTGCCATCAAGCCGAATCACGCCGGCATCACGCGGCATGGCACCATAGATAATTTTCATTAACTCCGTGCGCCCGGCGCCCATCAGGCCCGATACACCCAGAATTTCACTACGGTGCAGCTGAAAACTCACCGCTTCCACCCCGTGGCCGCTGACATTTTCCACCTCAAGGCTTATTCCATCAGGGGTGACGTCACTTCGTGGATATTGTTCGGCGAGTTTGCGGCCCACCATCATTTCAATCAGGCCGTCTTCATCGGTATCACTAACGGGACACTCACCAATAAACTTGCCGTCACGTAATACGGTGATCCGATCGCAAATCTCAAAAATTTCTTTTAGTCGGTGAGAGATATAAACAATGCCGCAGCCTTGTGCTCGCAGCTCGTTGATCACCGCAAACAGCGAGGCGGTTTCGGTGTCGGTCAAAGCATCGGTCGGCTCATCCATAATGATCACCTGCGACTCAAACGACAGCGCTTTGGCTATTTCCACCATCTGCTGCTCACCTAAACTCAAGCTGCCAAGTGGCGTGGTGCCACGTGCTTTCACATTTAAACGCGCCAACAGCTTATCGGCTTCTTCAGCCATCTTGGTCCAGTCAATCTTGCCAAACCGGTTAGTAAACTCGCGGCCTAAGAAGATGTTCTCTGCAATGGTCAGCTCTGGGATCAAATTGAGCTCTTGGTGAATAATACTGATCCCCGCTTGCTGCGAATCACGCGGTCCTTTAAACGAAACCGGCTCACCTTGATAGTTCACATCGCCACTGTCGGCGTGATAAATCCCGGTGAGGACCTTCATCAAGGTAGACTTGCCCGCGCCATTCTCGCCGAGTAGCGCCATTACCTCTCCGGGATAGACATTTAAGCTCGCCTCATCGAGGGCACGCACCCCGGGGAAGGTTTTTACGACTTGGCGGAGTTGTAAGATAGGTTGCGTCATCGTGGTTACTCGCTTAGGCCCACCTAAAAGGTGACACCGGCT from Salinivibrio kushneri includes the following:
- a CDS encoding transposase, whose product is MTKARASQINLAATPYYHCVSRCVRRSYLCGYDAQSQKSYEHRRAWIETRLLALAKAFCIDICAYAIMSNHYHVVLHINANAAQSLTNIEVIERWLAFHQAPALVQRFHQGESLSHSERQACFRIIERWRERLMSVSWFMKLLNQYISMQANREDQCSGHFWEGRFKSQALLDEKALAAAMAYVDLNPVRAGITKQPKHANYTSIKKRVESLKQNKATPAGLFPFAGNPRKSMPDGIPFRLMDYLALVEWTCDQGQNANSLPRPHLLTQLNISRETWLSTCSHLGDGNVVGSLSSIQAALPTLGLKRMTGVMI
- the gspS2 gene encoding type II secretion system pilot lipoprotein GspS-beta — protein: MRLVKVLMVTGLGLILSACSSTQHDKAAEAAIQRADMIAQLLPMDIEGYSLVRARAQDAIIELTLLEKNAKKAPGQLFSGLKRRYCEDNDIRSMLDSGISYTILVRDTRGRQILKNAIDAPGCAS
- the miaE gene encoding tRNA isopentenyl-2-thiomethyl-A-37 hydroxylase MiaE; translation: MLRQEINTLLTPIHGFLHCQTPDSWIDAAIQPDNQSILLRDHANCELKASQTAMWLIRKYAVDAASGEQLLAWAKPYEDFVYRGVRDGIFHARKNGLSAPLTPKTGFAHGQALIDKMVRLIKEEFHHFEQVIEIMDARGIPYQPLEAGRYAKGLMLAARTHEPATLVDKLIIGAYIEARSCERFAKVAPHLDDELQKFYISLLRSEARHYQDYLTLAETIAGENIRDRIQAIGEREAELIQAPDSQFRFHSGAPA
- a CDS encoding beta-N-acetylhexosaminidase, whose translation is MTYRLDLSVINEYPNDTPPRSRMGLTLHNLTDRSLEALSIAVLFDRFINPNTLSQGSIEQIGSYCVITPAHQTLDANQSLYIEFDAHTPPLRFLCAGFKDALLYANGEQYSVMLTPINLAHTHTTRSTIPDVHPAEHAIIPVPKSVRHQPGYFTLSPTTPLIAVDSQALPAAQWLSNEWVRMYPQADIALDPRHQDAVTGDHAIILRLLPDSALRDIAHRDEAYQLTVTDQGVVIQACAERGFIHGCASLLQLCQEHETQLGIPAIKISDAPRFAYRGMMLDCARHFHSVDTVKRLINQLAYFKFNTFHWHLTDDEGWRLEIKALPELTRYGSQRGPNTRLAPQFSHIAERHEGYYRQEDVRDVIEYAAARGITVIPEIDIPGHCRAAIKALPDWLQDDDDRSTYRSVQHYTDNVLSPVLEGTYRFLDTVLSEVAELFPASWVHIGADEVPDGVWTDSPIYRDRRMNGETTASLQGQILTYAEQKLHALGKRMVGWEEVQHGDKVSKNTVIYSWQSEDAALHCAQHGFDVILTPGQATYLDMVQDYAATEPGLDWAGVTPLEKAYQYEPLASLASDDPAREHMLGVQCALWSELITNQDRLDYMVFPRLTAIAEAAWSHSERRDWLDYLARLKAQLPRLNKFGIQYRSPWASNK
- a CDS encoding YciI family protein; translation: MWYLIYSQDVENSLPLRKQARDAHLERLHQLEKENRLMIAGPNPAVDSDEPGEAGFTGSTVIAWFESLSAAQAWADNDPYVAAGVYADVTVKPFKKVLPQDPVQCD
- the rbsK gene encoding ribokinase, which translates into the protein MSRLVVLGSVNADHVLRVPHFPRPGETLHGHDYAVIAGGKGANQAVAAVRCGADVAFIASVGDDAYGQIIRQSYAQEGMDISAVKVQANTPTGIAMIQVTEQGENSIALSAEANAALTAEAITADLDKIAEADYLLMQLETPMCGIEKAAFHAKAAKTHVVLNPAPAAPLSDVLLASVDIITPNETEAQSLTGIEVTDTASAQAASDVLHEKGVGTVLITLGKQGVWLSEKGEQAGQLIPGFRVDAVDTTAAGDTFNGALVTGLIEGQTLYQAIRFAHAAAALSVTQRGAQTSIPSRSDVEAFLAHQDA
- the rbsB gene encoding ribose ABC transporter substrate-binding protein RbsB, producing MKKLTTLITTALLSSTLSISAQAEDRMAIVVSTLNNPFFVTMKEGAEQKAQDLGYELLVLDSQNDASKELSNVEDLTIRGVKAILINPTDSDAVSNAIRIANRADIPVITLDRGASRGEVVSHIASDNAQGSKMAAEYIIGKVGERAKVIQLEGIAGTSAARERGEGFMDAIEGTDVELLASQPADFDRTKGLNVMENLLAAHPDVEAVFAQNDEMAFGALRAVQASGKDVTIVGFDGTKDGIAAVERGHLAATIAQQPGMIGDLGVETADKVLKGESVDIYIPVPLKVISQETIAE
- a CDS encoding substrate-binding domain-containing protein; the encoded protein is MATMKDIAKRAGVSTSTVSHVINNTRYVSEAIAEKVNQAAKELNYYAPSALARSLKVNRTKTFGMLVTTSTNPFFGEVVKGVERSCYHNGYSLILCNTEGDAERMRASIDTLLQKRVDGLILMCSTLEGERIEGFDRYPDIPVVVMDWGPIDFACDKIQDNSYQGGYLATQHLIDCGHRQIGCISGPLLKQQAQRRFQGFKDALRDAGLTENADWMVEADFECEGGYQGMQAIAASGSLPSAIFAGNDMMAMGAINAANALGIRVPEDLSIMGYDDIHLAKFVSPSLTTIHQPKYRLGQAAVETLLHKLDDPQSDSQTVQLEPTLVVRESVKRV
- the rbsC gene encoding ribose ABC transporter permease, coding for MSENAMNKSQPSEDGRKPLFSKAWLIEQKSLIALLVLIVVMSFLNSNFFMVDNLLNILRQTSVNAIIAVGMTLVILTAGIDLSVGSVLALCGAFAASLIAVEVPVLVAVPTALFAGAAIGAMTGVVVAKGKVQAFIATLVAMTLYRGVTMVYTDGRPISTGFTDTADAFAWFGTGYLLGIPVPVWLMAIVFIGAWYLLNHTRFGRYIYALGGNESAARLSGINVDRIKVGVYSLCGMLAALAGIIVTSRLSSGQPTAGTGYELDAIAAVVLGGTSLMGGKGKIMGTLIGALIIGFLNNALNLLDVSSYYQMIAKAVVILLAVLVDTKNK
- the rbsA gene encoding ribose ABC transporter ATP-binding protein RbsA — protein: MTQPILQLRQVVKTFPGVRALDEASLNVYPGEVMALLGENGAGKSTLMKVLTGIYHADSGDVNYQGEPVSFKGPRDSQQAGISIIHQELNLIPELTIAENIFLGREFTNRFGKIDWTKMAEEADKLLARLNVKARGTTPLGSLSLGEQQMVEIAKALSFESQVIIMDEPTDALTDTETASLFAVINELRAQGCGIVYISHRLKEIFEICDRITVLRDGKFIGECPVSDTDEDGLIEMMVGRKLAEQYPRSDVTPDGISLEVENVSGHGVEAVSFQLHRSEILGVSGLMGAGRTELMKIIYGAMPRDAGVIRLDGKVINPVSPQDALANGIAYISEDRKGEGLVLGLSVKDNMSLSALDKLTHWGKIQPRDEVMAVDDFIRLFNIKTPTREQIIGNLSGGNQQKVAIAKGLMTKPKVLILDEPTRGVDVGAKKEIYQLINQFKAEGMSIILVSSEMPEVLGMSDRILVMHEGRVCGEFDAKDANQETLLACAVGKDANEDAA
- a CDS encoding TIGR01621 family pseudouridine synthase; this translates as MFSIVDQNQHFVVINKHHGVSVQKEADHAALLPAVAAHIGVEKVYLVHRLDKMTSGLLLLATSSHAASVLSGLFASREIEKFYLALSAKKPRKKQGLIVGDMAKGRRGSWKLLTSKDNPARTRFTSITGGEGRRLFLCRPYTGKTHQIRVAMKSIGSPLIGDDYYGGEPADRGYLHAYGLQFTCRFTDVQPETRYRYVLPPSEGELWPALPVEWEQPWHLIS